The following DNA comes from Phycisphaerae bacterium.
GTGTGAAGAGTTCTCGCTGGTGCTGGTGAGCCATGCGACCGACTGGTTGTTGCTTTGCTCGCGATGCCAACTGACCGGGACGCCACCTTCCCTCGACTTCGAAAACGGCGCCGTGGTCGGTCTGATCGCCAATGTGGGCGAGTCTGCTTCGCAGGACTGGCCGATTCATCTTCAGACGGCCCGGGTGTTCGACGGCGAGGGCCTGCTCGAATTCTCCTTTAGCGGGGGGATCTACCATCCCGTCCGGACGGCCGGCTACTTTGAGCTTGCTTACGTTGCGGGCCTAAGGTCCGTTCAGAGGGTGCGGGTCGGCCGGCGGGACTTCATCCTTTCTCCCCGGGGGATCGAGGATCAACTAGATTCTAAATGGTCCTCTGAATAACCATAACTTCCGCTCCGCTAACAAGTTACACCTCGCGTTGTCCCAAGTCATCCTTCTTTCTCCCGTAGTGTTGATCCGAATGTACGCATCACATTGACTTTAGTCTCCGACAATCGTATAGGTTGCTCTGCGGCAATGCTTTGCGTCCGATGATGCCCACAGGCATCACTTCCCACGGGGCGGACCTTATGGCCGGAACACATCCGGATGGAACCGACGAAAAAGCGACTCTCCCGGACCCGAAGTACGACTTGGGCTTCACCGGAGAGCGGGTCCTGACCTGCCTCTCGCTGGGCTTAGTGGTCTTCGACCGCAACCTCAACATCATCCACCACAATCCCGCCGCAGAGTATCTGGTCTCGGGTTGCCGCTCGATCGCAGAGGCCCTTGCGAGAGGAACCGTCGACGCGCGGTACCAGGACTGGCGACAAGCACTGATGGGCGTCATTGAGCGGGGGCGGGAACAACGATTCGACCAGGTTGTCCGGCAGGACAACCAGCAGGGCGAGCGGTTGCTGAATCTGCTTTGCATTCCTTGGGCACGCGAAAGCGGAGGGGAAGTCAGCGGGGGCATTCTGGTTATTGAGGACGTCACCGCCGTGGTGGGCATGGAGAAGCGGCTGGCGGTCTCGGAGCGGATGGCGGCGGTGGGGAATCTTGCCGCTAGAGTGGCCCATGAGTTGAACAATCCTCTGGACGGCATTCTTCGATACATCAACCTGGCCTTGCGAGCCGGTGAGATCGGCCGACCGGAGAAGATCACGGAGTATCTGACTCAGGCCCGCGGCGGGCTGCTGCGGATGACCGAGATCGTGCGCGAACTCGTCGAGTTCTCGCGGAGTACGGCCGCCGCTTTTGACGATGCGGGGATCAACACCATCGTCGACGAGGCGGTAAAAGTGATGTCCGATAAGGCGGTTGCCGCGGGCGTCTCCATCGTCTGCACCCTCAGCGAAGACGTGCCGGCCGTTCGCGGTACCAACCTTTTCCAGGTGTTCTGCAACCTGATCAAGAACGCGATCGACGCCATGCCGAACGGTGGTACGCTCACGATCGCCACGCAGGTTGTAGACGGGGAGGCAATCATTCGCTTTGAGGACAACGGAATTGGGCTGCCGGAGGAGATGGATAGGATCTTTGAGCCGTTTTTCACTACCAAGCCTCCGGGCAAGGGAACGGGTCTCGGATTGCCCATCTGCAAGGATATTGTGGAGAAGTATAACGGTAAGATCATTCCGCAGCGCAGGCCCCAGGGCGGAACGGCGTTCACCATTCGACTACCTCTGCAAAGCTGCACCGCGATGCGTCCGAGTGCCGGCTCCGGGGCGGTCAGGTCTAGGTTCTCAAGAGCCCCTAGGGAGGCGAAGACGTGAGTGGCCGAAAAGAACGGATTCTGATTGTCGATGACGACAAGATCATCGTGGAGTCTCTGGCCGAGTTCCTCGATCTTGAAGGTTACGAGGCGGCCGGCGCGGCAAACTTTGCCGAGGCCGTCACCGCTCTGGAACGGAA
Coding sequences within:
- a CDS encoding ATP-binding protein, coding for MAGTHPDGTDEKATLPDPKYDLGFTGERVLTCLSLGLVVFDRNLNIIHHNPAAEYLVSGCRSIAEALARGTVDARYQDWRQALMGVIERGREQRFDQVVRQDNQQGERLLNLLCIPWARESGGEVSGGILVIEDVTAVVGMEKRLAVSERMAAVGNLAARVAHELNNPLDGILRYINLALRAGEIGRPEKITEYLTQARGGLLRMTEIVRELVEFSRSTAAAFDDAGINTIVDEAVKVMSDKAVAAGVSIVCTLSEDVPAVRGTNLFQVFCNLIKNAIDAMPNGGTLTIATQVVDGEAIIRFEDNGIGLPEEMDRIFEPFFTTKPPGKGTGLGLPICKDIVEKYNGKIIPQRRPQGGTAFTIRLPLQSCTAMRPSAGSGAVRSRFSRAPREAKT